A section of the Colius striatus isolate bColStr4 unplaced genomic scaffold, bColStr4.1.hap1 scaffold_76, whole genome shotgun sequence genome encodes:
- the LOC133629569 gene encoding acrosin-like, whose protein sequence is MKLLLILIVLALYCRPASSSWESCSCRLQLKASLSESLRIVGGTNAAPGTWPWIVSLQRPWGKRTKHYCGGSLINPQWVLTAAHCFQKARNITKWRVVTGTTKLSQLGPEAQVRRIKRLLRHEGYRRPRAENDIAVLELDQPIQCNEHVQLACLPQPQDVKVLELKTCYVAGWGSTVARSTRPKLPDVLQEAKVHLIDTKLCNSSQWYTGAVHSYNLCAGYPQGGIDTCQGDSGGPLACQDSHADYYWVVGVTSWGKGCAREKRPGIYTSTQHFYNWILEHMEGARNLSQMTQKRKRSLRKEKEEPGSPQGTLGTPRAGHCVDFYRRLPWFRVVVGANQLTLTGPEVQVRYTTRALLHQSYFNVTDYDIALLELDRPVECNQYVQVACVPHPADVVVSQLRDCYIAGWGQTTARTHGSDVLQEAKVRLIDGRLCNSYEYYRGKLHSYNLCAGYAQGGIDACQGDSGGPLVCRAAGANFFWLVGVTSWGAGCGRAHRPGVYTSTQHFYYWMLQQMHSAGRAAALTRAWRRLPTDSGPFPRPNPELVPAPEPADGFGPCQLPISSLADFFSCLGELLRGLRGKVA, encoded by the exons ATGAAGCTTCTGCTCATCCTCATCGTGCTGGCCCTGTATTGCAGGCCTGCAAGCAGCTCATGGGAAAGCTGTAG ctgcaggctCCAGCTCAAGGCTTCTTTGTCTGAGTCGTTGCGCATCGTGGGTGGCACAAATGCGGCTCCGGGGACCTGGCCCTGGATCGTCAGCCTCCAGCGCCCCTGGGGAAAACGCACCAAGCATTACTGTGGAGGGTCCCTCATCAACCCACAGTGGGTGCTCACAGCAGCCCATTGCTTCCAAAAGGCcag gaaCATCACCAAGTGGCGGGTGGTGACCGGGACCACAAAGTTGTCTCAGCTGGGCCCCGAGGCCCAAGTGCGCCGCATCAAGCGGCTGCTGCGTCATGAGGGCTACCGGAGACCCAGGGCTGAGAATGACATTGCTGTGCTGGAACTGGACCAGCCCATCCAGTGCAATGAGCACGTCCAGCTGGCCTGTTTGCCTCAACCCCAAGATGTGAAGGTGTTGGAGCTGAAAACCTGCTACGTTGCTGGTTGGGGATCCACAGTTGCACGAT CCACGAGACCCAAATTACCtgatgtgctgcaggaggccaaggttcATCTCATTGATACCAAGCtctgtaacagcagccagtggtacacaggggctgtgcacagctacaacctgtgtgccgggTACCCACAGGGTGGTATCGacacctgccag ggtgacagtggTGGTCCCCTCGCCTGCCAAGACAGCCACGCTGACTACTACTGGGTCGTTGGagtgaccagctgggggaaaggctgtgcaagAGAAAAACGGCCTGGGATCTACACCAGCACTCAGCACTTTTATAACTGGATCCTGGAGCACATGGAAGG GGCGAGAAACCTTTCACAGATGACccagaagagaaagaggagcctgaggaaggagaaagaggagccGGGCTCCCCGCAGGGCACGCTGGGGACACCAAGG gcaggacactgcgtcgacttctaccg gagactgccgtggtttcgggtggtggtcggggccaaccagctgactctgacgggccccgaggtgcaggtgcgatacaccacgcgggcgctgctccaccagagctacttcaacgtcaccgactacgacattgccctgctggagctggaccggcccgtggagtgcaaccagtacgtgcaggtggcctgtgtgcctcaccccgccgatgtggtggtgtcccagctgagagactgctacatcgctggctggggccagaccaccgcacgaa cccacggatccgacgtgctgcaggaggccaaggtgcgcCTCATCGATGGCAGGCTGTGTAACAGCTACGAGTATTACAGGGGGAAACtgcacagctacaacctgtgtgccggctacgcgcagggcggcatcgacgcctgccag ggtgacagcgggggcccgctggtctgcagagctgcgggcgccaacttcttctggctggtgggcgtgaccagctggggggcaggctgtggcagagcgcacaggcccggggtctacacctccacccagcacttctactactggatgctgcagcagatgcactcagcaggaagggctgctgctctcacccgggCGTGGAGACGTCTTCCCACCGACTCGGGGCCCTTTCCGCGGCCCAACCCCGAACTAGTCCCGGCACCAGAACCAGCGGACGGCTTTGGGCCCTGCCAACTCCCCATCAGCTCACTGGCTGATTTCTTCAGTTgtcttggggagctgctgcggggcctgaggggaaaagtggcttga